The following DNA comes from Arcobacter cloacae.
TTTTAATTCAATATCTTTTGAATTTATTAATGTATCATTTATTGCAACAGCACAAGTTTCAAGCCAACTAGAAACATCTCCATCATTTTTTAATACTTCACTTAATTGTATTAAATTAGTTATGTCTAAATT
Coding sequences within:
- a CDS encoding MoaD/ThiS family protein translates to MVKVEFLGPINKEDMNLDITNLIQLSEVLKNDGDVSSWLETCAVAINDTLINSKDIELKDGDRISLLPPVCGG